AAAGCCCGACGTGTGGCGGCCGATCTCGAGGTGAGCCACCATGTGGTTCACCCCGATTAGGGGGACCTCGAGCGTCTGGCTCAGCGCCCGGGCGGCGGTGGCGACGATGCGGAGACAGGGGCCGAGGCCGGGGCCACGAGAGAAGGCGACGGCGTCAACGGGCGGCCCGTCGTCCGTCCCCCCGTGGGTCTCGTGGGTGTGTGTGAGCGCCGCCTCGACTACTCGAGGGATGGCGTCGTGCATGTGTTCGGCCGCCTCGCGGGGGTGGATACCGCCGCTGTCGGGCTGGTAGGCGTCGCTCTCGATGAATACGTCGTCGGTCGCGCCGTCGTAGACGGCGGCGCTCGCCGCCCACGCCGTGCCCTCGATCCCGAGGACGCGAACCGGTTCGTTCACGGGTCGCTTCGCTCCCCGGTCACGGTTCCGAGACATCGCAAATCGGTCGACGTCTCGCTACTCCCACTCGGTGTAGCCACACTTGCCGCAGTGGCGCCGGTCGCCGTGGTCGGCGAGGAACGTGTCGCCACAGCGGGGGCAGTTCTCGCGGTCGGTCGTCCCGTCGTCGTCGTAGAGTTCGTAGTGTGCCATCTACGCTTCCTCCGCCTCGGCTTCGGCTTCTTCGTCGGCCGCGATCTTGTTGCGCTCGAGCATGTACTCCTGTTCGACCTCGGCGGCGTGGCCGGCCGTCTCGTAGACCTTCGCGTAGCCGACGGTCTTTCGCATGCCGAACTTGGTGTCCAGTTCGCGGACGACGACCTCGTCGGCGTCCTTGTTCAGCTTCGCGGCGAGACTGTCACGGACCTGCAGACGAGACGGCGTGGCCTCATCGTGGGTCAACTCGAACGTGACGTCCGTTCGGTGCAACATGGGGTTCTCCGATTCGGAGATGATGTCGACGTCCATGATATCACTCAGTTACCCTACTATCCCCTCGTAGCGTGTAAAAGGATTTCGAACGCCACCCCGCCCGCGGTCGGTCCGCTCGGTGGGAGCCCCGAACCGGTCAGCTTCCCCGGACCGACGCGTCGTGACCAGTCGTCGCCGCCACGCCCTGCCCGGGATCGAGGATGAAAAAACGTATGCCACCTGACCTGATTGCTCCGGCATATGCCCTCCAGAAGAGACGTCCTCGCGGGGGTGGGAAGCACCCTCGCAGCCCTCGCCGCGGGCTGTACCGCCGCCGACGGCCGGACTCGAGGTGAGTCGATCGACTGGCCGATGGCTCGCTACGACGCCGCGGGGACTGGACACAGCCCCGACGCGTCGGGGCCGAAAGACGGCGTCCAGGTCGCGTGGGAGCGGGAACTCGACTCGTCGTTCATCGGCGTCACGCCGCCGATCCTCCTCGAGGGGACCCTCTACGCCGTCGGGAGAGCGATCGTCGCGCTCGAGGCCGAGACGGGCGAGGTTCGGTTCGTCCACGAGGGACCCTACCGCTCGAGTCCCGCGCGGGCCG
This portion of the Natronobeatus ordinarius genome encodes:
- a CDS encoding 30S ribosomal protein S27ae, whose amino-acid sequence is MAHYELYDDDGTTDRENCPRCGDTFLADHGDRRHCGKCGYTEWE
- a CDS encoding 30S ribosomal protein S24e gives rise to the protein MDVDIISESENPMLHRTDVTFELTHDEATPSRLQVRDSLAAKLNKDADEVVVRELDTKFGMRKTVGYAKVYETAGHAAEVEQEYMLERNKIAADEEAEAEAEEA